In the Sinomonas cyclohexanicum genome, ATCGCCACGACCCAGCCGTCCAGGAGCGTTGCGAAGTCCTCGGCGAAGAGGAAGAGGATCACGGCGCACATCGAGAAGATGCCCACGAGGATCGAGATCTTCTTCCGGGAGATCTTGATGTCCAGGGCCTGGGTGGCCACGCCGAACGTGTACAGGTTGATGATGTTGGTGGCGATCGGGCCGTGGATCACGAGCAGGATGACCGGGATGGCCATGACGCCGAAGCTCTTGACGATCAGCTCGCCCGGGTCCGCCGTGCCGTTCATGGTCGCGAGGCTCGCGCCGAGCAGGCCGAGCCAGATGACCGGGAGGAACTGGCCCAGGACCGAGGTGAGGTACAGCTTCTTCTTGGGGATGCTCTTGGAGACGAAGCGCGAGTAGTCGGGGGCATACGTGAACCAGCCGATGCCCCAGCCGATGCCGATTGCGGTCATGATGCCGGACATCGCGGCGATGCGCTCGCCGCCGGTGAGGATGTTGCCGACGGGGCCGGCGTAGCTCCAGTCGATGGGCAGCTGGGTCCACGCGATGATGGACATGGCCACGAGCACCAGGAGCGTGGGCGGCATGGTGATGCGCTCGAACTTGGCGATCGCGCCGTAGCCGCGGTAGCAGATGGCCACCTGGACGCTCATGATCACGGCCGCGACCGCGATCTTCCAGCCCAGGTTCATCTGGGTCGGGTCGACCCAGCCGATCATGCCGAACAGGGCCATGACCAGATCGAGGATGACCCACGTGTTCACGGCGGACCAGCCCACGGCGACGATCGCCTGGATGGCGGCCGGGATGTAGGCGCCGCGGCGGCCGAACGCGCCGCGCGCCAGGAGCATGCCGGTCGCGCCGGTCTTCTGCCCGAGGAGGACGAAGAAGCCGAAGCCGAACATGCCGATGATGTTGCCGAGGACGAGCACCGTCATGGTGTCCGCGAGGCCGAGGCCCATATTGATGCCGAGGGCACCAAGGATCCAGTTGATGGGGGCGACGTTGGCCCCAGCCCAGATCCAGAACTGTCCGGAGACCTTGGTGGTGCGAGCTGACTCCGGAACGGGCTGCAGCACGTCCTCGACGACGTGCGTGGCGTTCTCAGAGTGGCTCTGAGTGCGAAGGCTCATGTGAGACTACTTTCTCGTGGGATTCGCTGGGGGAGCGAGTAGCCGGCTGCATCCAGCGTAGGTGTGTGACGGATCACCTTCTAGACTCGTTCTGTCGCCTACCCAAGAGTTCTAAGGCGACACAATGTCGCCCGATGGAGGTCTGTTGTCGTGTCACTGCCCTTGAGCGAGATCCTTGCCGGCGGGGTCCTCGCCGTCGGCGCCCCCGTGGTGGTGGGCGGCAGCGCCGGCGTTCCCCAGGCCCGCGTCCGGTGGGTCCACTCGAGTGAGGTCCTCGAGATCGCCCCCCTGCTCTCCGGCGGGGAACTCCTGCTCACCGGTGGCGCCGCGCTCCTCGCGCTCAAGCCCGCCGCTCAGGCCGAGTACGTGTGGAGCCTCGCGTCGCGACGGGTCGCGGCGCTCGCCGTCGAGACCGCCGGCACCGGTGCACGGCTCCCAACCGAGCTCATCGAGGCGGCGGATGAGGCCGGGCTGCCCCTCATCGAGCTGCGCCAGGTGGTGCCGTTCGTCGAGGTCGCGGAGGCGGTCAACCGACGCATCGTCTCGGCCCAGGTCGACGCGCTGCAGACCGCCGACCGGCTCTCCCAGGCCCTGACCGAGCGGATCGCCAGCTCCGGCGCACTGCTCAGCCCACTCATCACGCTCATCGCCGAGACCCTCGACGTCCACGCCCGGGTCGTGGACACCCGAGGTGTACTCCTGGCCTCGGCCGGCCCCGAGCCCGCACAGGGGGCGCACGGGCCGGACGCCGAGCTGACCGTGGGCGGGATCGGCGCCGCGCGGCTCGAACTCATCGGCGGGCCCGGCGCCGACGCGGAGCTGCTCGAGACCGTGCTCGCCCGGGTGCGCAGCATCGTGGCCCTCGCCCTCGCCCAGCAGCACCGGCCAAGCCTTGCCCGGCTCGCCGAGGACGAGCTCCTGCGCATCGTCGGCGCCGGCGGCGGCGGCGACCGGCTCATCGAGCTGTGCCAGGCCGCGGGGATCTCCGCGAACCAGCCGCTCGTGATGGCGGCCGTCCGGCGGCCGGCGGACGGGGCCGGAGACATCGAGCAGCGGGCCCGCACGGCACTGCCAGGCGCCCTGCTGATCGTGGACGGCGCCTGGGTGGACATCCTCATGCCCCTGCCCGCGCCCAGCGGCCACGCCGAGCGGGAGCAGATGCTCGGCGTCCTGCGCGAGGCGGTGGCGCGCGCGGGGCTCACCGGCGCGCTGGGGCCCACCGCGCCGACCATCCGACAGGCCGCGTTCTCACTCGCCGAGGCGAAGGTCACGTGGCGGCTGGGCCGATCCTCGAAGTGGACAGACGCGATCCACGACGCCTCCGACTTCCTCGTGGAGCGCACGGCCGAGCGGTCCCTCTCCCGCGGTGCGGTGGACTCCATCGTCGAGGAGGTGCTCGGGGAACTCATCCGGCTCGATCGTCGCAACGGCGGCGAGCTGGTCCGCACCCTCGACGTATGGATCACCTCCGGGTGCAACGCGACCGATGCGGCGCAGGTCCTCTTCCTCGAGCGCCAGTCACTGCACAAGCGGCTGCGGCGGATCTTCTCCGCGATCGGTGGCGACCCGCGCGGGCGCGGCAAGCTCGGAACCCTCGCGTTCGCGGTCAAGCTCGTGCGCGGCAACGCCCAGCTGCGGGACGATCCCCGCGCCTAGCCTCGCCGAGATCGGGTGGTGTGAGCGCGAGGTCGGGCCTCCTGATGCCGAGGCCACCCGTGTGAGAGTGGTGGCATGCAACAGCAGCTCATCCAATTCATGGCGGCGCTCGCGAATCGGCGCACGCGCGAACGCTTCGCCGCGATCGTTGCGGGCGGAACAGGCGGGGTACCCTCCGGTGCGGCGGACGATGCGCTCCTGCTCTCGGCCGGCGTGGTCGAGCCGCTGGGCGATGACCTCGTCCGAGTCTCAGAGTCCCGGATCCGAGCGCTCCTCGGGCATGCTCGGGAGGGGATTCCGGCGAGACCCGAGGGCAAGATCGATCAGCTTCCGCGGCAGCACAAGCGGCGGCTGGAGGTGCTGCGGGGCCTCGCGGGCCGGATCCTCAGTGCGGGGGAGCGGATTCCGGAGCGCGAGCTCAACGCGCGGCTGGGCGAGCACGTGATGGACATCCCCGGTGTGCGGCGGGCGCTCATTGATGAGGACATCCTGCGCCGCGAGGCCGACGGAAGCGCTTACTGGCTCGCCGTCAACGGGTGATTTCGGGCCACACGCCCCGATCTCGCGGTCACACGCCCCGATCTCGCGATCAGGGGACCCGATCTCGGCGGATGGCAGGACGGGACCGCCCTTTCGGGCGGCCCCTCCTGATGATGGTCCGGTGATGGCCTTCGCACACCTGACCTGGCCTGTGGACAGCGTGCCGCTCAGGCGCTCTGCGAGACTGAGCCTCGCGGCGCCGTCGTGCGTCCGTCGAGCGGGCGGTGTGCCGTCTCCGGGAGCAGCCACGCCGCGACGAGCGCGCCGACGGCGATGACGGTCAGGTAGATCGCCGGGGCCATGGGGTTGCCGGTCGCCGCGATGAGCCACGTGGCCACGAACGGCGCGGTCCCGCCGAACACCGCGTAGCTCACGTTGTAGGTGATGGCCGACGCCGTGTAGCGCACCTCGGTCGGGAAGACCTCCGAGAGCAGGACGGCGGTCACGACGTTCGCCGTCACGGCGCCCACCGCGAGCAGCGCCTGGCCGCCGAGGGCCGCCCCGAAGGATCCGCCCGAGGCGAGCAGGTACGCCGGCACGGCGAGCGCGCCGAGCAGCAGCGACGAGGCGAGCATCGTGGGGCGGCGGCCGATCCGGTCGCACACGCGGCCGAGGACCGGGGCGAGGGCCGCGGCGAACGCGAGGGCGATGACATTGCTGAACAGCACGAGGTCGGCGGGCATCTTCACGACCTCGCGCAGGAACGTGGTCATGTAGGTGGAGAAGGTGTAGAAGCTCAGGGCCGTGAGGGCGATGTACCCGCCCAGGATGAGCATGGGCCGCCACTGGAGGGCGAAGGTCCGGCGGAGGGGAGCGTGCTCCTTGCCCCGCTGCGCCTCGAGGGCCTCCTGGAAGACCGGCGACTCGTCGAGGCGGCGCCGGATGTAGAAGGCGACGACGCCGAGCGGCGCGGCGACGAGGAACGGGATGCGCCAGCCCCACTCGTTCATCGTGGCGGTGCCGAGCCCTGCCGTGAGCCCCCAGCAGAGGAGGGCGGCGCCGGAGAACGAGCCGAACGTCGCGGCGGGCATCCAGGAGGAGTAGCGCGAGCGCTGGTCGGCGGGCGCGTGCTCGATCACGTACGCGACGGCGCCGGCGTACTCGCCGCCGGCGGAGAGGCCCTGGACGCTCCGGGCGAGGGTGAGGAGGAGAGGCGCGACGACGCCGACAGCACCGAACGTCGGCAGGAGGCCTATGGCCATGGTCGCGCCGGACATGAGGAGGACGGTCAGGGCGAGCACCCGCTTGCGGCCGATCCGGTCGCCGAGGACCCCGAACACCGCCCCGCCGATGGGCCTCAGCGCGAACGCGACGGCGAAGACGGCAAAGGTCTGGAGCAGGCCGACGACGCCGTCGCTGGCCGGGAAGAAGGCGTGCGCGAGCTGGGTCGCGAGGAAGCCGTACACGGCGAAGTCGAACCATTCGACGACGGTGCCGGCGGCCGCGGCGCCGGTGACCTTGCGGAGGACCGACTGGGGGACGGGGGCGGTCTGGCCGCCAGGGGTGGAGGGAACTGCGGGGTTCATGGAGGGCTCCCGGGGAGGCTGCGGATCGTTCGGGGGCGTCCGACGTGCTCGACGCCAGAGTACGCGCAGCGCCCGCTGTCCGAGAAGACAGCGGGCGCTGTACGCTGCGACTCAGGCCGGATCTGAGGGGGCCTGGACCTCGGGCTGGGGGTCCGCGAGGGTCTTGGGGACGGTGTCCTCGAACTGCGGGAGGCGGTTGAGGTACTCCACCACCGAATCCGTGGACTCCACGTCACCGAACTTGTTGTCGATGTCGTAGAGGTTCCACTGCACGACGCCCGGGACACGGTCGCCGATGGTCTCCCTCGCGATGATCGGGCGGAACCCCTTCGCGATGGCGTCCTCAACGGTGTGGCGCACGCACCCGGCCGCGGTCGCACCGGTCACGATCAAGGTGTCGATGCGGTTGGAGGTCAGGAAGAGCTCGAGGTTCGTCCCGGGGAACGCCGAGGCGCGGTTCTTCTCGATCACGACCTCGCCTTCTGCGGGCGCGATGCGGTCATCGATCTGGGCCCAGTAGGAGTCCGCCGGAAGGGTCTCCACGGGGATCTTCGAATACCACAGGCCCATGTCGTTCGTGCCGGAGGAGGCGTCGCGGTTGCGGTACACGTTGGTGGTGTAGAAGACGGGGACCCCCTTGGCGCGCGCGGCCTCGTTGATCCGCTGGACGTTGGGGATGATCGTCTCCATGCCCGGGCAGCTGAACGGGTGGCCCGGACGCGTCCAGGCGTTGGCGAGGTCGATGTGGATGACGGCGGGGCGGTTGCCGTAGCCGACCCGGCGCTTGAAGCCGCGCTCGTTGTAGATGTCTGTGCCGGCTTCGAACGCCTCCTCCAGCACTGCTGCAAGACGGGCTTCGATGTCCTGGGCCACTTCGAGGTCCTGGCTCATGGTGTACTCCTCGGAATTTGCTTGGTGTGGGTCTAATTTGCTGTCTTAGCAACTCGATGAGATTGTGTGATGCACCTCTCGTTTGTTGCTGTGTGACCAATCTATTTGCTTATCCAGCAACACGCAAGAGGTCGCCGGAACTTTCTTCCGGGGGACTCGGACTAGTCCTGGCGGACGGTGCGCGGGTTGACGTTCCGGGCCGCGAGAATGAGCAGCCCCGAGGCGAAAATGGGCACGCAGCCGATCCAGAAGGCCGCCGTGCTCCACGTCCACCCGGCGCCCAAGGCGAGCGTGATGAGGAAGCTGCTGATGATCGCACCGACCTGCCCGCCAGCGTTGATGATTGAGCCGCCGGTGGCACGCGTCCGCACGGGGAAGCTCTCGCCGTTGAAGAACAGCAGCGCGGAGAACGGGCCGATGAGGAAGAACAGACCCGCGCTGTAGAACGCGACGACGACCCCGAAGTTCCCCGACGGCGCGAGGAGCATCGCCGTGAACGAGGCCCCGCACAGGATCCAGCCGAGGGCGATCGTGTTGCGCCGGCCGATCCGGTCGCCCAGCCAGCCGTGGAACACGTAGCCCGCGAATGCGGTGGCATTCGAGACGACGAGGATCACGAGGGCGTTCGTGAACGGGATGTCCTTGCCGTCCGGGGCGCTCAGGAGGGACGTCCCGAGGATCGCGAACACGAGGACGCCGACCCAGTTGAGCAGGAACGAGAGGCCGATCACCACGGTCGAGCGCAGCGACTCTCCCCGGAACGCCTCGGCGAGCGGCGAGCCGGTCGTATTCGCGTGCCGGTGTGCCTCGAACTGCGGGCTCTCCTTGAGCCAGCGCCCCGCGATGACGATGAAGATCGCAGGGAACGCGGCGACGATGAAGCACAGCGCCCACCCGCCCACGGGGAACAGCAGGTAGATCGACGCCGCCGCGAGCACAGAGCCGATCGGCCAGCCTGACTGCACGAGGGAGTAGATCAGGCCGCGGCGCCGCGCCTTGGCCGGATCGGTGTAGGCATGGGCGAAGAGCTCGTTGAGGTAGGCCGCATTGACCGACTGCTCGGCGTAGCCGAGACCGGCGGCCGAGCGCACGAGGATCAGCAGCACGACGCCGATACCGCCCACGATGCCCACCGCCCAGCCGGCGACGGCGGTCAGGAGCGAGGCAATCGCCGCGCCGATGACGGAGATGAGGATGCCCTTGCGGCGCCCGATCCGGTCCACGAGGGGGCCGACGGCGAACGCCACGAGCGCCGTGCCGGCCGTGACCCACGTGTTGACCGCGGTGGACTGCGAGGGGGCCCAGCCGACCTCAGCCGCGAGGACGGGGAGCAGGTTGCCGAACAGGACGAAGTCGTACACGGCGAACGTCCACGCGAAGAAGCAGATCCACGTGGCAATGCGGACGTCGCGCGGGGTGAGCTGTCCGGCGGCGGGGGCGGCCGCCGTCGTGCGCGCGCGGGGCGACCCGGCCGCGGTCGTCGGATCGAGGGTGCTTTCCATCGGTTCCATGAGTACTCCTGGGGTGAGTTGGTTGTGCGCGGGAGGGGATGGGGCAGACACAGAAGAGGCGGCCGGGTGGGACGCTGTGCGTCCCCCCGGCCGCCTCAGTGAGTGGATTCAGTGCGGTGTTGCTGGGTGCTGCTGCGTGTTGCGGAACTAGAGCGTGGCGTATGCGGGTGCCGGGGACCGGCGTTCCGCGGTGAGCGCGGCGTCGACCGTCATGGTGGTCGCGTCGATCACCACGCCGTAGTCGCGCTCGGCGGCCTCGAGGGTGGTGAAGCCGTCGAGGACGTCTTCCAGGACCTTCTGGGGATCGCGCCGGAGCGGATCGCCGAAGCCGCCGCCGCTGGGCACGGTGATCTGGAGGGAGTCCCCGGCCAGGAGCTGGCGACCGGTCACCTTGGACGGCCAGGACTCTTCGCCTGCCCGGCCGGGGTTCTTCACCAACGAGCCGTTGAGGCCGTCGTGGCCTCCGAAGGCGCCCCATGGTGCGTCGGACTCGTGGCGTTCGCCCTCGCACGTGATCGCAGTGTCGGTCAGGAACGTGTTCTCGCGGACGATGCCGATGCCTCCGCGGAACTCACCGGCGGCCGCGGGCTCGGACCGCAGTTCGTAGCGGTCGGTGCGCATGGGGAACCGCCACTCGAGCTCCTCGATCGGGTTGTTGCGCGTGTTGGCGATGAGGTTGTCCACAGAGTCCGGACCGTCGCTCGTGGCGCGGGCGCCGTAGGATCCCTCGTTGACCTCGAGGTAGACCCAGTACTCGCCCTGCTTCTCGTCCCATCCGGAGTAGGAGATGAAGTGGATGTGGGCGGAATTGCCGGCGGTGACGCGGTCGGGGATCACCGGGGCGAGTGCGCGCAGGGCGAGGTCTACGGCGCGCTGGACCTGGGAGAACCGCGAGAAGGTCGCAGCCGGGTACTTCGGGTTGAAGATGGTGCCCTCCGGGGCGATCACCTTCAGCGGCTTGAGCATGCCCTCGTTCTGCGGCACGAACACGGGGAACGCGACCTCGTCGAGGAACATCATCCGGGTGATGAAGGTGAATGCCGAGACCGTGGTGCCCTCGAAGGCGCAGTTGTAGGCGGTGGGCACCTGGGGGCTCGAGCCGGTGAGGTCGTAGGTGATCTCGTCGCCCTCGATGATGACCTTGACCTTGATCGGCAGCTTCTTGCCGTAGTTGCGGCCGTCGTCGTCCAGGTAGCCGACCTCGGTCTCGTAGACGCCGTCCGGGATCTTGGCGATCTCCTGGCGCAGCATCCGCTCCGAGTAGTCGATCCAGCTCTGGCCAGCCTCGCGCACCGCGTCGAAGCCGTAGCGCTCGATGAGGGCGAGGTAGCGGGCCTTGGCCAGCTCGCAGGCGGCGATCATGGCCTGGAAGTCGCCCTCGTTGGAGGTGGGCGTGCGGGTGTTGTTGAGGATGTGCCGGATGAGCGATTCCTGCCGGACGCCCTTTTCGTAGATCTTGATCGCGCGGAAGATGGTGCCTTCGGACTGGATGTCCTGGATGTCCACCATGAGGCCGGAGTAGGCGCCGCCGTTGTCGATCAGCTGGCCGGAGGCGCCGGCGAAGCCCACGAGCTGCCCGTCGTGGAAGATCGGTTCGATGATCGCCACGTCGGGGGAGTGGGTGGCGCCGAGGTACGGGTCATTGTGCAGGATGACGTCGCCCTCATGGATGTCCTCGCCGAGGACCGAGATGACGCCCTTGACGATCTTGGGCATGGAACCCATGAACATCGGTGTGGAGTCGGACTCGGCGAGTACGTTGCCGTCCTTGTCGAACAGGCCAGCGCCGAGGTCCTCGGACTCGCGGATGATCGAGGAGTAGGCCATGCGGAACAGCACGGAGGCCATTTCCTTCGCCGCGGAGTTCAGGGCGCCCCCGATCACGCGCATCAGGATCGGAGTGGCGAGCTTCTCTGCGGTCTGGGTGGCGACCGGGCAGTCGATGACGAGGTTGCCGGCCGGGTCCACTGTTCCGGAGAACCTCGGGGGGACGACAACGGTGGAGTCGTACTGCTCGATGATGGCGGGTCCGATGAAGGTGGTGCCGACGCCCATCTTCTCCCGGTCGTAGAAGGGGGTGTCCACCGTGACGGGCTTGCCGTCCTGCTCGAACGTCACCGCGCGGGTCTCCACGAGGGCCTCATGGAGGGAACCGGACGATGTCACCTCCGGCGTGGGCAGCTCATCCATCACGGCGCTCGCGTCGACGCGGATGTTGATGACCTCGACGGTGCCGTTCTTGAACTGGTGGCCGTACTCCTCGAAGTGGGCGTCGTGGAAGGCTGCCTCGGCCTTCTCGAGCCAGGCCTGGTCGACCGGCCCTTCGGGGGCGACGAAGCGGATCTCGTAGCCCTGGCCCTCATAGCGCGCGTCGGCGAGCCAAACGAGCTTGCGCCGTTCGGCCGGGACGTCCTCAGAGTCGAGCTGCGCGTGGGCCTCGCCCTCCAGCGCCTCGTAGGAGGCCTGGATGGCGGCGGGGTCGGCATTGGCGAACGTGAACCGCCGCGTGGCCACGAACTCGTACTTCTCGTCGGTGGCCAGCAGGCCGGTCGCGGCGATGATGCCGGGGTGGGCCGGGATCAAGACCTTCGGGACCTCGAGCTCCGCGGCGATCTCGCAGGCGAACAGTGCGCCGGCACCGCCGGCGGCGACGAGGGTGAAGTCGCGCGGGTCGTAGCCGCGGCGCACGGAGTTCTGCTCGATCGCCTGGGTCATGCCGAACTTCTGGACCTGGAGGGCGCCGAGCGCGGCCTCCTCGACACTCATGCCGAGCTTGTCTGCGACCTTGGCCATCGCGGTCCGCGAGGCCGCGACGTCGAGCTTCATCTCGGCGCCGGCCAGGGTGCGGCGGTCGCGCATGCGGCCGAGGACGAGCTGGGCATCCGTCGACGTCGGCTCCGTGCCGCCGCGGCCGTAGCAGACTGGGCCCGGAACGGCGCCAGCCGACTGGGGCCCGACGCGGAAGACCCCGCCGGCGTCGACGTAGGCGATGGAACCGCCGCCGGCGCCGATGGTGTCGATGTCCACCATGGGCACCATCGCCTGATGGTCGCCGATCTTGGTGTCCAGCAGGTGGCGCATGCGCAGCTCCCCCTGGTAGGCGACGCCGATGTCCGCCGAGGTCCCTCCGATGTCCAGGGTGACGACGTTGTCGAAGCCGGACTGGCGGCCGGCCCACATGCCGCCGATCAGGCCGCCGACCGGTCCGGACATCATCAGCGTGACCGGCCTCTTGGCGGCCTCCTTGATCGGCACCATGCCGCCCGAGGACTGCATGAGGAGGACCTCGCGCTGGTAGCCGAGCGCCTTGACCTGGGACGCGAGCCGGGCCAGGTACTTGGAGACCTTGGGCCCCACGTAGGCGTTGAGGGCCGTGGTGGAGAACCGCTCGTACTCCCGGTACAGCGGCACGATGTCGCTGGAGAGGGACAGGTAGGCCTCGGGGAACTCCTCGGTGACGATCTGACCGATCCGCTGCTCGTGGGCCGGGTTCAGGTAGGAGTGCAGCAGGCAGACCGCGACCGCCTCGACGCCGGCAGCCTTCAGCTCCCGCACGCGCTCACGGACCTCGTCCTCGTCCAGGGGAACCAGGACATCCCCGTTCGGGGCGGTGATGCGCTCCTTGACGGTGAGGCGGTGGCGGCGCTTGATGAGGGGCTTGGCCTGCCAGGGCATGTCCTGCTGCAGCGAGAAGTTGTGCGGCTTCTTGTGCCGG is a window encoding:
- a CDS encoding MFS transporter — translated: MEPMESTLDPTTAAGSPRARTTAAAPAAGQLTPRDVRIATWICFFAWTFAVYDFVLFGNLLPVLAAEVGWAPSQSTAVNTWVTAGTALVAFAVGPLVDRIGRRKGILISVIGAAIASLLTAVAGWAVGIVGGIGVVLLILVRSAAGLGYAEQSVNAAYLNELFAHAYTDPAKARRRGLIYSLVQSGWPIGSVLAAASIYLLFPVGGWALCFIVAAFPAIFIVIAGRWLKESPQFEAHRHANTTGSPLAEAFRGESLRSTVVIGLSFLLNWVGVLVFAILGTSLLSAPDGKDIPFTNALVILVVSNATAFAGYVFHGWLGDRIGRRNTIALGWILCGASFTAMLLAPSGNFGVVVAFYSAGLFFLIGPFSALLFFNGESFPVRTRATGGSIINAGGQVGAIISSFLITLALGAGWTWSTAAFWIGCVPIFASGLLILAARNVNPRTVRQD
- a CDS encoding hydantoinase B/oxoprolinase family protein gives rise to the protein MKRIGVDVGGTFTDLYFSDDEVGRAVIEKVPSTPDDPSRAVIDGLKRLVAKAGTSLAEVDQLVHGTTVATNIALTHTGAEVGMITTEGFRDILHIARHKKPHNFSLQQDMPWQAKPLIKRRHRLTVKERITAPNGDVLVPLDEDEVRERVRELKAAGVEAVAVCLLHSYLNPAHEQRIGQIVTEEFPEAYLSLSSDIVPLYREYERFSTTALNAYVGPKVSKYLARLASQVKALGYQREVLLMQSSGGMVPIKEAAKRPVTLMMSGPVGGLIGGMWAGRQSGFDNVVTLDIGGTSADIGVAYQGELRMRHLLDTKIGDHQAMVPMVDIDTIGAGGGSIAYVDAGGVFRVGPQSAGAVPGPVCYGRGGTEPTSTDAQLVLGRMRDRRTLAGAEMKLDVAASRTAMAKVADKLGMSVEEAALGALQVQKFGMTQAIEQNSVRRGYDPRDFTLVAAGGAGALFACEIAAELEVPKVLIPAHPGIIAATGLLATDEKYEFVATRRFTFANADPAAIQASYEALEGEAHAQLDSEDVPAERRKLVWLADARYEGQGYEIRFVAPEGPVDQAWLEKAEAAFHDAHFEEYGHQFKNGTVEVINIRVDASAVMDELPTPEVTSSGSLHEALVETRAVTFEQDGKPVTVDTPFYDREKMGVGTTFIGPAIIEQYDSTVVVPPRFSGTVDPAGNLVIDCPVATQTAEKLATPILMRVIGGALNSAAKEMASVLFRMAYSSIIRESEDLGAGLFDKDGNVLAESDSTPMFMGSMPKIVKGVISVLGEDIHEGDVILHNDPYLGATHSPDVAIIEPIFHDGQLVGFAGASGQLIDNGGAYSGLMVDIQDIQSEGTIFRAIKIYEKGVRQESLIRHILNNTRTPTSNEGDFQAMIAACELAKARYLALIERYGFDAVREAGQSWIDYSERMLRQEIAKIPDGVYETEVGYLDDDGRNYGKKLPIKVKVIIEGDEITYDLTGSSPQVPTAYNCAFEGTTVSAFTFITRMMFLDEVAFPVFVPQNEGMLKPLKVIAPEGTIFNPKYPAATFSRFSQVQRAVDLALRALAPVIPDRVTAGNSAHIHFISYSGWDEKQGEYWVYLEVNEGSYGARATSDGPDSVDNLIANTRNNPIEELEWRFPMRTDRYELRSEPAAAGEFRGGIGIVRENTFLTDTAITCEGERHESDAPWGAFGGHDGLNGSLVKNPGRAGEESWPSKVTGRQLLAGDSLQITVPSGGGFGDPLRRDPQKVLEDVLDGFTTLEAAERDYGVVIDATTMTVDAALTAERRSPAPAYATL
- a CDS encoding purine-cytosine permease family protein, coding for MSLRTQSHSENATHVVEDVLQPVPESARTTKVSGQFWIWAGANVAPINWILGALGINMGLGLADTMTVLVLGNIIGMFGFGFFVLLGQKTGATGMLLARGAFGRRGAYIPAAIQAIVAVGWSAVNTWVILDLVMALFGMIGWVDPTQMNLGWKIAVAAVIMSVQVAICYRGYGAIAKFERITMPPTLLVLVAMSIIAWTQLPIDWSYAGPVGNILTGGERIAAMSGIMTAIGIGWGIGWFTYAPDYSRFVSKSIPKKKLYLTSVLGQFLPVIWLGLLGASLATMNGTADPGELIVKSFGVMAIPVILLVIHGPIATNIINLYTFGVATQALDIKISRKKISILVGIFSMCAVILFLFAEDFATLLDGWVVAIAAWVSTWGGIMAVHYFVFERRHKKFDYLFLSPKDTRLKAVNPVALIAFFAGLIMTWLFMDGAIPIFQGPIAMAMGGVDLSWLAGTATSAGLYFALGYPRFKNRIHHGVPLGIRGDLSDQEYLDTHGDASTHDGDRAALHPASPSAGVAPAAVDTASAS
- a CDS encoding PucR family transcriptional regulator encodes the protein MSLPLSEILAGGVLAVGAPVVVGGSAGVPQARVRWVHSSEVLEIAPLLSGGELLLTGGAALLALKPAAQAEYVWSLASRRVAALAVETAGTGARLPTELIEAADEAGLPLIELRQVVPFVEVAEAVNRRIVSAQVDALQTADRLSQALTERIASSGALLSPLITLIAETLDVHARVVDTRGVLLASAGPEPAQGAHGPDAELTVGGIGAARLELIGGPGADAELLETVLARVRSIVALALAQQHRPSLARLAEDELLRIVGAGGGGDRLIELCQAAGISANQPLVMAAVRRPADGAGDIEQRARTALPGALLIVDGAWVDILMPLPAPSGHAEREQMLGVLREAVARAGLTGALGPTAPTIRQAAFSLAEAKVTWRLGRSSKWTDAIHDASDFLVERTAERSLSRGAVDSIVEEVLGELIRLDRRNGGELVRTLDVWITSGCNATDAAQVLFLERQSLHKRLRRIFSAIGGDPRGRGKLGTLAFAVKLVRGNAQLRDDPRA
- a CDS encoding DUF2087 domain-containing protein, which encodes MQQQLIQFMAALANRRTRERFAAIVAGGTGGVPSGAADDALLLSAGVVEPLGDDLVRVSESRIRALLGHAREGIPARPEGKIDQLPRQHKRRLEVLRGLAGRILSAGERIPERELNARLGEHVMDIPGVRRALIDEDILRREADGSAYWLAVNG
- a CDS encoding N-carbamoylsarcosine amidohydrolase, producing the protein MSQDLEVAQDIEARLAAVLEEAFEAGTDIYNERGFKRRVGYGNRPAVIHIDLANAWTRPGHPFSCPGMETIIPNVQRINEAARAKGVPVFYTTNVYRNRDASSGTNDMGLWYSKIPVETLPADSYWAQIDDRIAPAEGEVVIEKNRASAFPGTNLELFLTSNRIDTLIVTGATAAGCVRHTVEDAIAKGFRPIIARETIGDRVPGVVQWNLYDIDNKFGDVESTDSVVEYLNRLPQFEDTVPKTLADPQPEVQAPSDPA
- a CDS encoding MFS transporter translates to MNPAVPSTPGGQTAPVPQSVLRKVTGAAAAGTVVEWFDFAVYGFLATQLAHAFFPASDGVVGLLQTFAVFAVAFALRPIGGAVFGVLGDRIGRKRVLALTVLLMSGATMAIGLLPTFGAVGVVAPLLLTLARSVQGLSAGGEYAGAVAYVIEHAPADQRSRYSSWMPAATFGSFSGAALLCWGLTAGLGTATMNEWGWRIPFLVAAPLGVVAFYIRRRLDESPVFQEALEAQRGKEHAPLRRTFALQWRPMLILGGYIALTALSFYTFSTYMTTFLREVVKMPADLVLFSNVIALAFAAALAPVLGRVCDRIGRRPTMLASSLLLGALAVPAYLLASGGSFGAALGGQALLAVGAVTANVVTAVLLSEVFPTEVRYTASAITYNVSYAVFGGTAPFVATWLIAATGNPMAPAIYLTVIAVGALVAAWLLPETAHRPLDGRTTAPRGSVSQSA